The window gactggagaaaaaagactATAATAACCTGAGTAATACAGCAAACTTGTAATAGATgtcctaaaactcatttgcttttagttgacaaatgttttctagTCTGTGAGAGCTTAAATCAGacattttggccctgatttaataaagctctccagggctagagagaattcacttttagaagtgaagctgggtgatcaagaaaacatgggctggattttttaaaatcatttgttatttgctagcaaatgttttgattcatggaccagatccattccaggtttgctggatcacccagcctcactgatgaaagtgtattctccccagccatggagagctttcataaatcagggcctttgtcccTAGAAGTTCCTCAAAACCTTTATCCATTTGTCTTTTTTAGGTTGACCTTACCAAGTGCCTGAATAGTCAAGGGCCCTTTGATCTAATCATCCACAAGTTATCAGATCTCTTGGTGGAGGCCGGTCAGGACCTCACCTCCCATCACCATGTCCAAAGGCTTCAGGTaacattaaaagcttttttattcttaaaattaaACTGCTCACATCTAACTAAAACATCTATATGAAGATATCTGACAATTAGTAGCCAACGTTGATTTTTTCATCCTACCTTCTTCTCTGTGATTGTCTGCTATGTAGGTCAATATTATCCTTGGGAAGGTTAGAAAGTTAAGCCGAAATTGGGAGAACGTATCATAAATAGCTGGCAGTTTATTGTTTTTCCCATTAGCCAGCAACTTCAATCAAAACCCCTTTTAAGAGTTCAATGAGGCCCAGTTGCACGATATTCTACTGCTAAGTATTGGTTTTCATATGGCTGTCAGTGAAATGTAATCACTATAGCCTAGTATTTGACAGGATTTACAATGAGGAGTGTAATGTTTGTAAAATAGGGTCAATTTGCTAATTTGCatgcaatgtattttacattttattacccgTCGCCATTGTGAATTACAAGCAAAGAATAGTTAAGTTGTTTTCTCTCCATTATCTTTCACAATATAAAGTTAAAAGGGATCCTCTCAAAGTGTAGTAATACTACTAATAGGTGTAAGATTTCTATTTTCAAATCAAGAAACCTAAAACAAggataaaaatattgataaaaccgattaggtcagtgtttctcaatcaggggtTCCTTGACCGATTAGCAatctgtgcctttcaggtcagtttaagtcagtggtcgccaaccttttggacgtcacggaccactaatgtCACAAACTCCTAACAGCTCATGGGAGGGGagccatgtgttactcaaaggggaataaactttccccacagtgacatcatgatggcagaacccgcCACTGATGGGAgagtgtttctggacacaacccgccctcttccccgagcctgcgatccgtacgaaagacatggtccacggctctggccgattcgcccccccccccagcaggatttctctggccagagccgcggaccaccaacattttctccaaACCAAAATTTTCTCCATGGACCACCAGTTTGCAACCACTGGTTTAAGTTACCACCcacccaattatctttttggctttttgtaagggtggcattcttcttattggtcagcaatgtaaggggcattcttgcTACcgaccaccccactaatgtacCGTGAGGTATGGGTATAGTAACTATAGAaagggtttcctaaagacctggaagttatttcaagagttccccataTATTGGTAGCTCTAACCTTTGCCTTCATTGTCTCAAATACTGAAAAAAGTTTAttggatacatttaaaaaaatatagtgttttaaaatgatggaaaCCAAGTTCCCTCATTTTTTAGGTAAAACTTTAGCAAAGTTCTTTGACCTCAAACCCTCTGACCCGCGTTTCTGATGCCACTTCAGCAACATTTTATGtctttaaatgccaaaaaaaatgatatactggCATACTATTTCAAAGTAGACTTTTATATTTGAAAGGTTATTTTGGCATTTACAGGTTTATCTAGGTACACATCCATTTACCATCCTCCTGGACCCCCTTCCAGCTCTGCAAATACTGCTCGACCGCTTCCAGTCCTACCATCTCCTTCGCAGCCTGGAGTCCCGCAGCCAAGGTCAGGTTCAAGGCATGGGTGGAATCATTGGGTGGGGGGACAACAAGGGTGACTACTTAGAAGGCGTTGAAGATCTGGGAAAAAATATCACAGCTAATAAAGAAAGAATTGAGGTTGTCCTTGAAAAGGACTGGAATCAATATGTTGTGGGAGTCTGAAGGAGACTCTAAATAAGAAGTCAGCCCATTATAATGGTCTACCtctaaataaacccaaaaactgaatctgaagaaaaaaaaacacaccaaaaaaagaTGCAACTTTGTAAGAATGTATAGGATATTCTGTGGCATTTTCGCTCATATATGCCCCTTATATGGAGGTTCTATCTTACTTTTGGAGTCAAATCTCCCTGTCCCTAATTCCTTCTCCATTGTCCTTCTTTCTAGTCTAATGTTTATTTACTTCCCAATAAATGTTACACAGCACCTAACTTTTTATACAACTTCCATTcattattagtataaaaaaaaagttgtcgtCGCAAAGAACACTTGGGGATATAACTGATAATTCTTTGCGTATTCTTtgggggtctatttttaaatgttaaattgaaaaattttggtaaaatgttgggCAATAGAAGAGCAGAAATTTCACAAATTAGGGGAGCCAAGAACAACACGTGTGTCCCCACATTCctcaaaaagaagaaatctgTGGCAACACAACCTCTACATGGAACTTAAGGTTTATGTTTCCTGTTTCAGACCAATTTCACATGCAGGTGTAACTATTGACAGgagttttcattcatttttctacACCTGATTATAGAATAATAAGTACATAATAAGGTTTTACTGGAACATCAAGTAGtctatgcacattttttattgctttgtactTGAACTAAACATACTTTTGGTGTTTTATCTTTTCCAGGTGTTGGTGGTGTGTTCTCTCCTACCTGTGTGGAACTGATGACCAAACGCCATGATGTTCTGGCGTTAGTTCGAGCCAATCTCACCTTCCCCATCAGTAAGCTCAGCcgttttttgcctttttgatcTATGGAGCTCTAAAGCACTAAATCCTCCTCCCCACTTTTCTcttaacccatcactaattaCCCACCAATCTATACTACTTTTATAAGTTACCACTCACCCccaattcttagattgtaagctcctttagccactctcttctcctcccccttgtgccttgcaacccctatttattgtacagtgctgcataatatgttggccatttagaaataaactttaataatagtattaataatactGCCTGCAATGAGCAAACACAACTGTCCCATGTCAGCCGTTTGCAGTCTCAACCAGGGATCTTTAATGCTACAGGATGACCATACAGGAGCACCTGTGATAGCTGTCACCCTTTAACAAGAAAATCTTAATGACAAGATCAACAAGTATTCATGCAAAGAATATGAAGTTTTACGAACATTGAGAACAGCCTTTAAAAgtgtagggtgacaacacagaagcataAAGTTGTCacccctataacaggaagtgctggGGCAAGGATCTTTATGGTATGATCACAAGGTTTAGGTAAATAGATTTACAAACACTGAATACAGTTTGTGATAATACATTGAGATTAGTGTGGTTGGGTTAGGATTTACTCTGGTTGCACCTCTCCTGTTCGGCCTCCTGTGCGTAATTCTCAGTGTTTGCTAAGTGTCATTGAACTGTAGAACTGATAATATAATGGAGCTGTATTATAAAGGTGCACCAGTGACAACACTGTCATCATAATGTGATAGGGATCTGTCCAAGCTGTAGAAACTATCCAGATATTGGAAGCTACCTGGAAACATTGCAATGTGCACTGATGCATGTTAAGAAGAAAACCTGTAACTCGGTGCTGCTAACACAAACAAAATGACACCCACAGAGCCCAATGACATAAGGGCACTCATGCTTGTACAGTGGCTCATATGCACAATAGGGCCCTCACTGACACTCCCTGGGAACTTTGCTCAGAGTGTAAGTGTGGGATAGACACACTCTCCACCCTTCCATAGAGATAAGGGACCATTAAAGCAGGGAGGGGACTGGCACCTACATGCACCTGCAGGATGCCAGATACTGTGATAGCAGAACAGACAACTATTATGCTTAAACCAGCTTTGCTCATCACAGACAGGCCAAGGCGCTCACGGCGGgtgatgttttgtatttattagctTCTGCATTGCTGCATTCCATGTGTGAGCTATGCATTAACGTGCTCCTTTCCTCTTAAAAAGGTGAAGGGTCactttatcttttaaatgtaGACATTTAAATGTAGACATTTCTCAAATGTGAATGTTGAATAGACCTGAACCCGGTCTTAAAAAAACTCATATAAGCTTTACCAAGATAATGTAATATTAAGGTTGTTTTAATCTttggtttttaataaaagaatacttGGTAATTGTGCTGCTGTGTTGTCACTCTGGATGAACAGGTGAATAAACAGTTGAGacatatatataggaaaaaagatTTGATTAGTAATACTCTTTCACATACTCATGTGATTCATCTACCCCCACATGGGAACAAGTTGTTATACAATCCTATGTAGAGCAAAAGTTGTGCTAGAAGATAATATGTGATGGCTTCTCCATGTTTTCCTAGCTATGTCATGTGTAGCCAGCTCAAGGCAACCTTCATCCAATTTCAACCACTTTGTAGGTGCCTCAAATTGCAAACAACCATACAGACTAAGCCAACGTACTACTGACAGTTCATGTTAATGATCTaaggcagcggtcaccaaccagtggtcagtgagaaaactttaatggtccgcagctctggccggtgtgcagGATTCTTCTCGCGCTCAGGGAGAGCCGAGGACCAAGTCCCCCATAAGGATCGCAGTGGTAGGAAAGTAAGCgaattctggcatcatgacatcaccatgggggaagcttcttcccctttaCCCGACACTCGGCTCCCCGGGCATGCGTGATCCAGAGCCGGTAGTTgtccatgggtccgaaaaggttggcgaccattgatCTATGGCACCGCTCCCTGATGTTTTTAGCCCATGCCATAAGTAATACAGCcaaaactcacagtacattagtgtattggccattaggaagaatttctcttacattgctggcctgtagaaagaatatcacccttacagttTGCCAAAATTATCCTTGGTGTCTCTTAAATTGACTCGAGAGTCACAATGTGgtcattgcttaagaaaccccgAACAAATCCTGAAGGAACCCTATGATTCtacagatccctggttgagaaacactgatttacgGTATAGTGGCAGGTAACCATCATCTTTTAAGTTGATTGTGTGATGAAAAGCTGCCTTAAAGTGGTTGTGGATGACCTAAAACTCCTGTTTGTGGACAGCAAAGCAGTGGAGATCTCCATCCCTGGTGTCTCTACTGCTAGTAagttacattcaactggacttgttcttgtaatgtttatGATGTCTGTCAGATTTCCAAGCTGCTTCTCAAATTCATCATTCAGAATTGATAATGCAACTTGGAAAGTTATAAGCatgttcaacattacaagaacaagtccagatgaatgtaactactagatatacaatgacctccGTGAATGAAAGCCTTCACAGTCCAAAGTCTTCTTCAATGGTGATAGCCTTGAATATCACCCTCAGCTTTATGTTGAACTTTGCTGTCCACCTGCCTGCAATCCATTACTCAAATATTCCCATCCAGGTTATCGGGTAGTGCTTGATGGATGGTTTAACTGCatcaaagattttacatttttgtttgcaaatgagAAATACAAATAGTACAATAATCTCATAATGACTTGGTTGGATGTTTCCTCTCTTACAGTTTGTAAAACCCGCGTGGCTCATGGACCACAATCGCATGAGGTGGGATTTGTTCTTTTGAATTGCCATTTCACATAATTGAAAACTGTCttgtttcatatttgtttttgccTGGTCTCTGAATACCTGAAGGCTAAagcacacacgtcagataatagtTGTTAGAGttgacatatgtacagtggtccccgATGTCATTTATCAATTTGTCATGGCGGAAggactgctgttcactcctatacAGGAGAGCACAGTGGTGCGCCTGTTTgtcctccccctccatagaaaaCAACAGCACTGTGTATACAGTGATTCCCCATTCAtctgtttccagcaacaatccttgCATGTCCACTGGATGCCTATACAAGGATTGACTGTAATGGAACGCTAAGCCAACCTTAATGTGCGTAGCATTCAGTGCATAATTTCacttctccaaaaaaaataatttatacaaaaagTTCTTTGTTAGGGGAATATCACTAAGAAAAATCTGTAGAACAACAATCCTGTCTGCTTCTTCCAAAGAAAGAAGACTtttcactattattatacattcccTTCTCTTACCTCTCTCCTATACCATCACAAACAATTTTAgagttttgtttagctttttatgCTTTTCCACCCTCTTACTTTCTCATTTTGGTAGAGAGTGGCATACCGTCACCTGGCCTCATCTCTGGGTATATCTACGTTACACACCTTGGAAGGCTGCAGGTCAATAAgtgcttatatattattattattacacagtatttatatagcacttacatattacacaacactttacaaggttcataatcatatcactagctgtccctcaaaggcgctaacaatctaatgcccctaccatagtcatttgtctttagcacagtctaaggaaaatgttagggggaagccaattaacctaactgcatgtttttgaaatgtgggaggaaacctacgcaaacaagggcagaaccttcaaactccatgcatatagtgtcctagatgagattcaaacctgggacccagagctgcaaaggccagagactTAACTGATGAGCCACCATTATCTTGCACCTACATAAATGACAGGTAtgcctaaagagaccctgtcatcagatCATGTGTTTTAGTAAAAATCCTCTCGCAAGAATATATGTGCAGTTAAGCTTTACGTTCTATTTATCTGTAAAATCCTCCATTGTGTAGACTCATCTATTATTAGGAGAAAGCATAGATTTAGACTTCATGGGGTCCTGGATACATTGGTTTATATATCTCTCCATAAATGGACCCAAGATACTATCCAGAAAGGTAGTAAACATAGAACAGGCATACTTATTAGTGGTGGTTCCATTTGTTTTCAAGATTGGTCATCAGACATCCATTATGTCCTTGCAATATTGCTTTACCAGCAGCATGCAACTGCCACTTGATCCTTCCTACGCATTTTGCTCCATTTAGAGCTCAGAAACAATTGGTAGTACTCCGTAGCATGAGATTACACAAAGGGTGATGAGGTCACAGTCCTATTGGGGACATTTCTTGAATTCATGTTCCATACAGGAGCTTGTTTTAGGAGACCCCTTCTCTATACTTACAAAATCAATTTGTTTGTAAATGAACACCAAATCTAAAAACCATCCCAGCATATATATAGATAGACATAAACAACAATAGATATAAAGCCACAACCCTGCTGTCTCATGGATAGAAAACATTTACTCTTGCTGTTCTGTTGGGGTTATCTAACCATTCTGTTTCCTTCTTACCCAGATGTCCCTGATATTCAATGAGCAAGGGCTGAAGGAAGTGACTCCCCCATGCCTTCTTCAGAGCTTCATCAACCACAGTGCCACTCTATACAAGGTGTTTGTGGTGGGGTCGCAGCATTTTGTGGTGAAGAGACCCTCCATACGCAATTTTCCTCTGGGAGAGACAGGTCTGTGATAATTTCATAAAAGAGGCCTTTGGCTTATCTAACTCCTTCTTGAATTTATAAGATTCCGAAGCAACTTTCAGCAAAATTCAGGTTCTCATGCTACCTCTGTGACAGCAGCAAGGGTTCCTGGAGAATAACCTCATCAATCATGATGGTATCTCTTACACACCAATGATAGATCAGTACTTCTAGCTTTGCCTGACCTTTAAAGATATCCGTAAGCTGCATGGTGTCAAGGCTGTGCACAACAACACATATCTGTATAACTTTAGCTTAGTTTATAATCAGTAGTTCTGTGTTATTGTTGGAAAACTACATTGTTTAGGAGGAAACTCTGCTTTTTTATAGGTAAAGGTATAGGGGGGACCCTGATTTAGTATCGGTATAGGAATTAGAGGGAAACCTACTTTAGTACAGGTAAAGGTATGGGTAGAACCCTCCTTTGATAAATGAATAAGGAGGAATCCTGCTTTAGTACTGGTAAAGAAAGAACCCATCTTTGATATATGTATAAGGGGGAATATTGCTTTAGTGCAGGTATAGACAGAACCCATCTTTGATGTATGTATAGGAGGGAGTTCTGATTATGTGCACGGTTTGGTATATAGCAAAGAACCCCGCTTTATTAAAGCTATATTTATGGGAGCAACTCTGCTTTAGTAGAGGTATAGGAGCCATCTGAACCTATTAAAGAAAGAACCCTGCTTTAGTAGGGCTAAAGAAGGGAACCATATTTTAATATAGGTGTAGTTGGAGGCGGAAACCATGCTTTAATATAGGTATATGGGGATACCCTGCTTTAGTATCAATATAGGTATATGGAAGATCCCTGCTCTATTAAAGGTATAGGAGGGAATCCTGCTTAGTACAAATATAAGTATGGATGGAGCCCTCCTTTGGTGAAGGTTCTTATAAGATATGGGGGTAATCCTGCTTTAGTATCAGTAAAGGAAGGAATAAGAGGGAATCCTGTTTTAGTACAAGTATAGGTATGGGTCAAACCTTCCTTTAGTGTAGGAATAGGAGGGCCCCCTGTTTTCGGGGAGGTATAAGAGGAGGCCTGCTTTAATAGAGGAATAGGAGGGAACCTTGCTTGAATATGTATGAAAATGGAGAAGGGAATCCTGCATTAATAAAGGCATTGGGGAAAATCCTGCTTTAGTACAGGTATAGGTATAGAAAGAACATTCCTTTGGTGTAGGTATAGGAGGGAACACTGTTTTTATAATGGTATAGGAGTGAATCATATTTTTGTACATATGGAACCCTCCTTTGGTGTAGGTATATGAGGGAATCCTGCTTATGTACAGATAAAGGTATAGAAAGAACCCTGCTTTACCATAGGTAGGAAAGAGAACCTTGCTTTTGTCTAAGTTCTTTTATCTCACCTCCCTTTCATGTTCATTTGTTTCAGATCAGAAGACCATTTTCTTCAACAGCCATGATGTCTCCAAAGCTGAATCCTGTTCTCACCTCTCTCAGGTGAGCTTATTAGATAACTTTTTTTGCTAGGAAGGATTTGCAGGACAGTCTCAGCAGATCTGTATCTCTTCTGACCTCTTATCTGCTATCAGTCATTCTTTGATATTCATAAAACTGAATAAAGGTTTATAACAACCCCTCGCTTACTACCATATTGCAActaattattatcatcattattatattgtttacttttataactactaaatatttaaatacctgcCCTTTTATAcgattgtttttgtaataaagctCAACTTGtattaaaagacacaaattaatgtagCTCTGTATCcacttatataataataaatagattttttttcatgtaagcaATTTAAGTGCCTGGATCAAAACTCAGTCCAGGTTTTTGCAGTACCTGTGCAGTAGACTTCAGACTAGGAGACAGAAAAGCAACAGAAGGACCCATTCAGGAGGCCTGCACAGCTAACAAggaacataatgggcctgatttattaaagatttctaaggctggagaggatacactttgatcagtgaagctgggtgatccagcaaacctggaatgtatttcttcaaagtaatttgctatttgtgagcaaatggtttgaatcctagaccagataccccagcttcactgatgaaagtgtatcctctccagttgtgaggagctttaataaatcagacccattatgtccCTTGTTACATTGTTGATGGAGGTGGAAAGCAGGACGACAGCAAGATTAGCTAATCGATGTGTTCTTAGGCCATGTGGGAGATTTTTACTTATGATCCAATTAAGCGTTCAGATGTAAGGTGAATCTGAGGATGATTTAACCACCAACTAAATGTAAGAGACTTTTTAGGGTTGAGATTGGTTGTGGATAGATCAGATGTGTTGgggtatttagaaaaaaagaacaaagttgtATGGTGTATGTAAATGATCAAGTACATACAGACAAAACTTCTTGTTTGATCAGAAGGGTGGAATGTCATACAACTGCTCACATTGTTTTGGGTCTTCTGACCAACTGGTTACTGATTAGAATATTGATTTGTTGGTTAAGCAGTAGATCTGTTCGTGTCTACTAGTTCGAAGTGGCTTCTTCTTGATCTATTCCTGACATACCCAGCTAGTTTAGAAGCCCCGGAGGCAATATCGGAATTTTATCTCCAGCCTGGCCTCTAACCAACCTAGAAGCCCTTAGAGAGCATGTAGCCAGGTAAACAGAAATCTTGCTTGCCCTGTTTGGTCCAGGCAAGCAGAATATCTAAACACCACATCTGATTACTGTAATGGTTTTTAGTTCCCTATATGGTGACGTTATCTCTAAACAGTCTACAGCAAAAggacaaaatattataaatggtGCAGAAGAATTGGAGGCCAGGTATATGCTATAGAAACCTATGACctgcactttatattttattaatgtttgaaATGCACATACATATTTTGTCAAGCTAATATTAATCGTGAGACACCTGAGAATCAGACTGTTAGCCAGTATGCTTTAACagttcttgatttttttcttgcagactcCCCTGTACCCAGATGTGTTGCCCCCATCGGATGACGTGGTTAGACAGGTGGTCCAGGGCCTGCGGGCTGCACTGGGAATGTCCCTCTTCGGTATAGATTTAATTGTGGACACGCAGTCTGGCCGCTGGGCAGTGATTGATGTCAATGCCTTTCCAGGTATGATTTCTGCCAATTCACTAATCATTTGTTGTTAGGTAGCTCTCCAAAGTGTGACACCCAATAGTCGGCTCATTAAAAAGTTCAGATTTCAACACGTTTCAAGGATTCGGGggccccttcatcagggcttggtgCTGTTGAACAAATTGGATTATTAATATTGGGGGAATCCTAAGGGGTAAATAAGTCGAATTTCTGCAGATGCTGGATACGCTTCCAAATGCTGTTTGTAATACAAGCAATCAATTTTCTAAACGGTTCCATCGCAGGCTCTCTTTTTATCTCCAGCATACAGTAAGCCTGATATAGTTATGTGTTCAATAAAGGGTTATTCATTGCAAGCAGTAGCCAGATTCAAATCTGCTTTGAGGGAATAACAGCTAGAAACAAAGAGAGAGGAAGTGATATAGCACAGATCCTGGAAGCAGACCTATTTACCCTCCTTGTAAATAGGAGCTGCCTGAAATTTGCTTCCAAGTGTCCAAACAGAATTCAGATTAAAGCTGACTTCCAACTTCCCTTCAGCTTTGCACCATTGTACAAGTTCCTCACCTGCAGCAAAATTGCTTGATTTGACTGTACACTCTAAGTGGGAGCTGCAACAAGTTAGATAGAGCTTGCCGTTTTTACTGCTTGCGGATGTCCACCTGCATCGTCTAGCCATTTTTTCCCCAGCTTTGGCCCATCCCTttctttcattggatttcagtc is drawn from Pyxicephalus adspersus chromosome Z, UCB_Pads_2.0, whole genome shotgun sequence and contains these coding sequences:
- the LOC140343239 gene encoding inositol-tetrakisphosphate 1-kinase-like, whose amino-acid sequence is SLRKNIFLSSKQAWRWCVEEAWQAYHSSPIVKRNRGYDVTEVDLTKCLNSQGPFDLIIHKLSDLLVEAGQDLTSHHHVQRLQVYLGTHPFTILLDPLPALQILLDRFQSYHLLRSLESRSQGVGGVFSPTCVELMTKRHDVLALVRANLTFPIICKTRVAHGPQSHEMSLIFNEQGLKEVTPPCLLQSFINHSATLYKVFVVGSQHFVVKRPSIRNFPLGETDQKTIFFNSHDVSKAESCSHLSQTPLYPDVLPPSDDVVRQVVQGLRAALGMSLFGIDLIVDTQSGRWAVIDVNAFPGYEGVPEFFSALLAHVEKLLESNQEPSSTLELQAAVPQCEENSNERRSLPEPCKRQLSSSSYFSVYTPPLSADC